A genome region from Salvia splendens isolate huo1 chromosome 19, SspV2, whole genome shotgun sequence includes the following:
- the LOC121780025 gene encoding NAP1-related protein 2-like, which yields MGAEKKQKVGGADEESNDTEQIDGELVISIEKLQEFQDELDKINEEASEKVLELEQKYNEIRKPVYDKRNEIIKSIPDFWLTAFMSHPALSELLSDEDQKIFKYLINLEVEDCKDVKCGYSITFEFKPNPYFEETKLTKTFTFLEEGTTKISSTSIKWKEGMGIANGVAAEEKKGNKRPQTEESFFSWFNESQHTGDMVEIDDEIAEIIKEDLWPNPLNYFNNEGADEEEFVMDDDEDKDSDGSEDDEEEDDENKD from the exons ATGGGAGCGGAGAAGAAGCAGAAAGTGGGAGGAGCTGATGAAGAGAGCAATGACACCGAGCAGATTGACGGCGAGCTCGTAATCTCAATCGAGAAGCTTCAGGAATTTCAAGACGAGCTTGACAAG ATCaatgaagaagcaagtgaaaaGGTCCTGGAACTGGAACAGAAGTACAATGAAATACGGAAGCCTGTCTATGATAAgcgaaatgaaataattaaatccattCCTGATTTCTGGCTGACTGCT TTTATGAGTCACCCTGCTCTCAGCGAACTTTTGTCTGATGAGGACCAGaag ATATTTAAGTATTTGATTAACCTGGAAGTCGAGGATTGCAAAGATGTGAAATGCGGTTACTCCATCACATTT GAATTTAAACCCAACCCTTACTTTGAAGAGACGAAGCTCACAAAGACCTTTACGTTCCTTGAGGAAGGTACAACCAAAATCTCATCAACATCGATAAAATGGAAAGAAGGCATG GGTATTGCTAATGGTGTTGCTGCTGAAGAGAAGAAAGGAAACAAGCGACCTCAAACTGAGGAGAG CTTCTTTTCCTGGTTCAACGAAAGCCAGCATACTGGTGACATGGTAGAGATTGACGATGAG ATTGCTGAAATTATCAAGGAGGATTTATGGCCAAATCCCCTCAATTATTTTAACAAT GAGGGCGCTGATGAAGAGGAATTCGTAATGGATGATGATGAG GACAAGGACAGTGATGGCTCtgaagatgatgaagaagaggatGACGAAAATAAAGATTAA